The nucleotide window CCTGGACATCAATAAAGAAAGAAATGTTTTACTCTCCTTTCCTCTTACCCATTGCCCCTTTCTCCTTCCCCCTTTCCCAATCTCACCGTTAACTTTATTTTTGTCCACCTACTTAAAAGCACAAACCTCCGTGACTCAATCTCCATCCCCACAAGAAACCCATCTCAAACTGGCGCGTACCAGCTTACAACAAGCCTTAGCTTGGTATACCAGTTTTCGCCGTCATTGGAATTATCCCCCTAATATAGACCTTCAATCTGCCGTCAGAACAGACTTACAAACCCTTAAATCTGCTTTAGAAAAGCTAGAACAAAATGTTATTAAAATTGCCACTTTTGGGTTAGTCAGTCGGGGAAAATCTGCCGTTGTTAACGCTTTATTAGGAGAAAAAGTGTTACAGACTGGCCCCCTTCATGGGGTGACTCAATGGCCGCGATCGGTACGTTGGACTCCTGGGAGTGGTAAAGTACAAATAGAATTAATCGACACTCCTGGGTTAGACGAAATTGAAGGGGAAGCTAGGGCACAAATGGCGCGAGAAGTGGCTTATCAAGCGGATTTAATCCTGTTTGTGGTGGCCGGAGATATTACCCGCACTGAATATCAAGCCTTATGGGAACTGAGAAAAAGTCAAAAACCCATATTGATAGTATTTAATAAAATTGACCTCTATCCAGAGAAAGATCGTCAGGAAATTTATCAACAATTGCAAACATGGGCAACGGGTAAAGAAAAAATCATTTTATCCGAAGAATTGACCAAAGATGAAATTGTGATGGTAGCGGCTGAACCTCATCCCGTCCCCGTCCGAATTGAATGGCCGGATGGTCGGATCACAGAAGAATGGGAAACTCCCCCCCCCCAAATTGATGAATTAAAAACCAAAATATTCACCATTTTGAATCAAGAAGGCCGCTCATTATTAGCTCTCAATGCCCTTTTTCAAGCGAGAGAAGCAGAAGCGAATATTGCCAAAAAAACCGTAGAAATTCGTCAACAAGAGGCGGAAGAGTTGATCTGGAAATATGCTAAATATAAAGCCTTAGCCGTTGCGGTTAATCCGTTGGGAATTTTGGATATTTTAGGGGCGTTTATTGCTGATTTAGCCTTAATTCGGGCATTAGCTCGTCTCTACGGATTACCGATTACGAATTATGAAGCGACGAAACTTTGGCGAACTATTGTGTTAAGTTCTGGGGGATTATTAGTCGGGGAAATTCTCAGCAGTTTAATCATTGGTGTGGGTAAAAGTGCGGCTGCCGTTACCAGTATGTTTGAAAATCCCACCGCTTTAACCATTTATGGAGGTGCTGCTCTTACTCAAGGCGGAATTGCTGGATATGGGACTTATGCCATCGGGAAAGCGGCGCAAACTTATTTAGAACGGGGATGCAGTTGGGGGCCTATGGGAGCTTCTACGGTAATTCAACAAATTCTCTCTCAAATAGAACCGAATACGATTATTTATCGCTTACGGCAAGATTTATCTTAGGGTAGAAGTTGATTGGGGTATGAATCTCTAAGATCAAAATAATGATGAATTAGAGGACAAAATTATGAGTTTTAAATATAAATGGAAAAATGGTCATCCTCCCCATCGAGATAAAGCAGTAGGGGAGAACAACTTGTTAGATGAAAGTCAGTTTGAGAACGAGCAAGATCAATCTATAGCTGAACAACAAGCCCGACGCTATTTAAATGTGCCTATGCAAACTTTAGACCATAATAGCTCTATTTTGCCCCAGGCCGCGCCCCCAGAACAACAAAAAAAGCTCTAGACTTGAATTGTTCTCTGTTTTACTTTCCCTATTGCCTAATTTTATCGAGTAATTTAAATGGGGGATCGCTGAACAGAAAAGTTGTGTTTTCGTAACTTATTGGGTGAGAGTTAAGGGAGATCTTGAGGTAAAATAATCGGCAAGTTCTCCTCACCCAGGTGTGAAACATGAAATTTTGGCAAAAAAAGTTTAATCTATTTTTACCCGCATTGTTAGCTTTATCCATAACCGCAATCCCCCAAATGGGAAATGCTCAAGACTCTGCTCCCAGTTTAGAAGAACTGATTCAACTGGGAAATCAAGCCGCCAAAAGCAAAAATTATGCTCAAGCAGAACGGCTGTTTTATAATGCGGTGAAACTTTATCCCAATTATCCCGCCGCCTATTACAATTTAGCTAAAGCACTCTATGACCAAGGAAAATTAGAAGAGGCAGAAACTAACTATAGACGAGCTATCTTACTTAATCCTGAATATGCAGAAGCTTATAATAATTTAGGCAGTGTTTTATCGGATCAAGGAAAATTAGAAGAAGCAATTATTAACTTTGAAAGAGCGATTCACTTTAATCCTCAATACTCTTTAGCTTATAATAATTTAGGAACGGCACTCCACGAACAAGGACATCTAGAAGAAGCTCAGATGCAATATCAAACGGCGATCGAGCTTGACGATACTAATGCCCTGGCTTATTATAATCTGGGTTTAGTTTTGAGAGACCAAGGAAAAACTCAAGAAGCTAAGGCAAATTTTGACAAAGCGCTTTCAATTAATCCTAACCTTCCCGATCCTGCCCAATTTAGCAATAAGAAAAAGCAATAAGAAAACCTATCTTAAGTAGGACTAAAAAAGAGCGCATCTCTCCTTAAGAGGGAAAAAATGATATATCTAACGGGTCTTACAGAAAATAACGACAGACAGTACACTCTTAAATAAGGGGAAAATTCCTGACTAATCAACAAAGAGTATATGACTCGTTCAGCGTATCTAATTTATAATCCTAGTGCGGGTCAGGGTAATCCTGACCTAGAACTCAAACTCATTACCACTCTCTTATCGCCCAAATTTGACCTTCATGTCGAAAAAACGACAGAAGAGGTGAGTGCAGATCAACTCGCTCATCAAGCTCTAGAAAAAGGGTTTAAAACCGTCATTGCTGCGGGAGGTGACGGAACAATTTCGGCCACAGCAGGAGTATTAATCAATAGTCAAGTGGCTTTTGGTATTTTACCCTGTGGCACAGCTAATGCCTTAGCTACAACTTTAGGTATTCCCCCTTCCGTTGAAGAAGCCTGTCAAACCATTATAGCGGGTCATACACGCATCATTGATACAGCCCTATGTAATGGTAAACCCATGCTACTATTAGCGGGAGTCGGGTTTGAAGCGGACACGATTGAAGGGACTGATAAGCAAGCTAAAAAGAATTTTGGGATGTTAGCTTATATCTTTTCTGGACTGAAACAATTAAGAGAATTTGAGCAGTTTGAGACAGCAATTGAAACTGATGAAAAAGTTATTAATATTACAGCCACCGCCGTTACAGTAGCCAATGCTGCCCCGGCTACTTCAATTTTAGCCCAAGGCCCCTCAAAAGTGATTTTTGATGATGGATTATTAGATGTTACCATCGTTGCGCCGGTAAACCGAGCGAGTGCTGTAACCGCCTCTTATCATTTGTTGCAAACTGCTCTACAAAATGAAGAAGCTCAGAGAGATGATATTGGTTATCTTAGAACTAAATGGGTGAAAATTTCCACCGATCCGGTGCAAAATGTCGTCGTTGATGGGGAAGTTATTGGTCAAACTTCTATTGAAATTAAATGCGTTCCCCACAGTTTAATTATATTTGTGCCGGCCACTCGCAATGATTCCCCCGTTGAAAAATTAGACAATTTACCTAAGTCCCAAATTCAAGCAAAAACAGAAGAGAGGTAATAGTTAGTTAACAGTTAACAGTGAACAGTTAACAGTCTTTTATTGGAAAATAATGTCATTTTACTATTAATATTTCAAGAGGAATAGAAAATGTCTTCATCAAGATAGACAAAAAGAGTTGATTAACTACGATAACCTAAGAGAAGATATCAAAAAATTACTCAACTCACACATTCCAAAACAGGTTTTATGTTTTATCACAAAAAAGAACTTATCGAAAAAGCCGTAAATATTGACGATCCTAACCCTCGTTTTGCTCAACTTCTTCTCGAACAATTTGGTGGCGCAACCGGAGAATTATCGGCAGCGTTGCAATACTGGGTGCAGTCTTTTCATACAGAACATTCTGGGATTAGAGATATGCTTCAAGATATTGCCGTAGAAGAATTTAGCCATTTAGAAATGGTCGGCAGATTAATCGAAGTTCATACGAAAAATGTCGATCAAACTGAAGCCTTTAAAAGCACTTTATTTGCTGTTCGAGGAAAAGGCCCTCACTTTTTAGACTCTCAAGGGTCAGCTTGGACAGCAGCTTATCTTAATGAAGGAGGAGACGTAGTTCGAGATTTACGGGCTAATATCGCCGCCGAAGCCGGGGCGCGTCAAACCTATGAAGAATTAATTAAACTCGCTCCTGATCATCAAACGAAAGAAGTTTTAGTAAACCTTTTGACGAGAGAAGTTTCTCACACTAAAATGTTTATGAAAGCTCTTGAGTCAGTGGGAAAATTAACCGATCCTTTCTTTGGTAATATTCAGCCTGATGAAACCGTAGATATTTACTATAACTTATCTTCAAATGGGCAAGAAGATCAACGGGGCCCTTGGAATTCTGAACCCGATTTCCGTTATATTGCTAATCCCTCTCCCCATCAAAAATAAACTCTGTAGAGATCTAAAATTTTAACAATCGGGGCGAATTAACGTTCGCCCTTTTAGGGTTTTGAAGGGATATTAAGTACCTGGACAAAATTAAAGTTAACTGTCAGGTTAGGCAGGAGGCAGCTTTGCTGGGGGCAGGACGAGGGGATTGTAGGCATTTTACAATTGTTATTTGCTTCCAGAATTTTAATTCGCCTATTTTTTCGGTTAACTCAGGGAATTTTTGGACGGTAGTTTTCCAATCTTCCATTCTTGCCTCGACAATTCCTAATCTTTTGTCAATACTATTTAATTGCTCACTCTGTTTATTTAATTGCTCACTCTGTTTATTT belongs to Gloeothece citriformis PCC 7424 and includes:
- a CDS encoding tetratricopeptide repeat protein, whose product is MKFWQKKFNLFLPALLALSITAIPQMGNAQDSAPSLEELIQLGNQAAKSKNYAQAERLFYNAVKLYPNYPAAYYNLAKALYDQGKLEEAETNYRRAILLNPEYAEAYNNLGSVLSDQGKLEEAIINFERAIHFNPQYSLAYNNLGTALHEQGHLEEAQMQYQTAIELDDTNALAYYNLGLVLRDQGKTQEAKANFDKALSINPNLPDPAQFSNKKKQ
- a CDS encoding manganese catalase family protein, which codes for MFYHKKELIEKAVNIDDPNPRFAQLLLEQFGGATGELSAALQYWVQSFHTEHSGIRDMLQDIAVEEFSHLEMVGRLIEVHTKNVDQTEAFKSTLFAVRGKGPHFLDSQGSAWTAAYLNEGGDVVRDLRANIAAEAGARQTYEELIKLAPDHQTKEVLVNLLTREVSHTKMFMKALESVGKLTDPFFGNIQPDETVDIYYNLSSNGQEDQRGPWNSEPDFRYIANPSPHQK
- a CDS encoding GTP-binding protein is translated as MTQSPSPQETHLKLARTSLQQALAWYTSFRRHWNYPPNIDLQSAVRTDLQTLKSALEKLEQNVIKIATFGLVSRGKSAVVNALLGEKVLQTGPLHGVTQWPRSVRWTPGSGKVQIELIDTPGLDEIEGEARAQMAREVAYQADLILFVVAGDITRTEYQALWELRKSQKPILIVFNKIDLYPEKDRQEIYQQLQTWATGKEKIILSEELTKDEIVMVAAEPHPVPVRIEWPDGRITEEWETPPPQIDELKTKIFTILNQEGRSLLALNALFQAREAEANIAKKTVEIRQQEAEELIWKYAKYKALAVAVNPLGILDILGAFIADLALIRALARLYGLPITNYEATKLWRTIVLSSGGLLVGEILSSLIIGVGKSAAAVTSMFENPTALTIYGGAALTQGGIAGYGTYAIGKAAQTYLERGCSWGPMGASTVIQQILSQIEPNTIIYRLRQDLS
- a CDS encoding YegS/Rv2252/BmrU family lipid kinase encodes the protein MNKEYMTRSAYLIYNPSAGQGNPDLELKLITTLLSPKFDLHVEKTTEEVSADQLAHQALEKGFKTVIAAGGDGTISATAGVLINSQVAFGILPCGTANALATTLGIPPSVEEACQTIIAGHTRIIDTALCNGKPMLLLAGVGFEADTIEGTDKQAKKNFGMLAYIFSGLKQLREFEQFETAIETDEKVINITATAVTVANAAPATSILAQGPSKVIFDDGLLDVTIVAPVNRASAVTASYHLLQTALQNEEAQRDDIGYLRTKWVKISTDPVQNVVVDGEVIGQTSIEIKCVPHSLIIFVPATRNDSPVEKLDNLPKSQIQAKTEER